The Triticum aestivum cultivar Chinese Spring chromosome 3A, IWGSC CS RefSeq v2.1, whole genome shotgun sequence genome includes a region encoding these proteins:
- the LOC123060763 gene encoding late embryogenesis abundant protein Lea14-A gives MAQLMDKAKGFVAEKISGVQKPEADLSDLSVQHVGRDGATLSGRLDVRNPYSHTIPICEISYSLKSAGRDVASGTMPDPGSLVASDTTSLDIPVKVPYDFLMSLVKDAGKDWDLDYEMRVGLTVDLPIVGNFTLPLTKAGELKLPTLSDLF, from the coding sequence ATGGCGCAGCTGATGGACAAGGCCAAGGGGTTCGTGGCGGAGAAGATATCGGGGGTGCAGAAACCGGAGGCGGACCTGTCGGACCTGTCGGTGCAGCACGTCGGCCGCGACGGCGCCACCCTGTCCGGCCGCCTCGACGTGCGCAACCCCTACTCGCACACCATCCCCATCTGCGAGATCAGCTACTCCCTCAAAAGCGCCGGCCGCGACGTGGCCTCCGGGACCATGCCGGACCCGGGGTCGCTGGTGGCCAGCGACACCACCAGCCTCGACATACCGGTGAAGGTGCCGTACGACTTCCTGATGAGCCTGGTGAAGGACGCCGGCAAGGACTGGGACCTCGACTACGAGATGCGCGTCGGCCTCACCGTCGACCTCCCCATCGTCGGCAACTTCACGCTGCCGCTCACCAAGGCCGGCGAGCTCAAGCTCCCCACGCTCTCCGACCTCTTTTAA